AAAAAAAGATTATCGCAAATTTAATATCAAAACCGTTGAAGGACCAGACGACTTCGCCTCTATGGAAGAAGTGGTTTTTAGACGTTATAGAAGACTTTTAGAAGAAGACGAAAACCTGCCACAACTCATCGTGATTGATGGTGGCAAAGGTCAACTTTCTTCTGCTGTTAACGCACTTGACAAATTAGGTTTAAGAGGACAAATATCAATCATAGGAATCGCCAAAAAATTAGAAGAAATTTATTTTCCAAACGATAGTATTCCTCTATATTTAGACAAAAAATCTGAAAGTTTAAAAATCATTCAACAACTAAGAAACGAAGCCCACAGATTTGGCATCACCTTTCACCGTCAAAAACGAAGCCAACAAGCCATAGAAACCGAATTAGAAAACATCAAAGGGATCGGGCAAAAAACAGCTTTAGATTTATTGAAAGAATTCAGATCTGTGAAACGCATAAAAACCGCTAATGAAGAACAATTGATAAAAATTGTTGGTCAAGCCAAAACAAAACTAATCAAAGATTATTTTTCTGAAAACTAAATGAAACTAAAACTATACATCTCTATATTTTTTATCTACATAAGTCTGTGCAGTCAAGCTCAAACAGACACAATTCGCCCAAAAGTAGGCTTGGTATTAAGCGGTGGCGGAGCAAAAGGCTTAGCCCATATTGGGGCTTTAAAAATGATTGAAGAAAGTGGCGTAAAGATAGACTACATTGCTGGCACAAGTATGGGTGCGATTATTGGCGGACTTTATGCGTCAGGTTACAACGCAAAACAATTAGATTCGATTTTTAGCAAAACCGATTTCTCCAAACTCATCAGGGATGAATTACCACGTGACGCTAAAACCTTTTATGAACGTGAACAATCTGAAAAATATGCAATTTCATTCCCATTTGATAACTTCAGTCTAACACTTCCCACTGGAATTTCAAAGGGACAAAATATTTACAATTTATTGGCTCAACTTACACAGCACGTAAAAACCGATGATTTTAGTGAACTCAAAATTCCTTTTTTTTGCATTGCCACTGACATAGAAACAGGACAAGAAGTTGTTTTAGACCACGGCAATCTTGCTCAATCTATTTCTGCCAGCGGTGCCATACCAACCTTCTTCAGACCTGTAGAAATAAATGGACAACTACTTAGCGATGGTGGTGTAGTCAACAACTATCCCGTTGAAAAATTAAAACTCAAAAACATGGACTACATCATTGGCGTTGATGTACAGGATAGTTTATACCCTCGACAAAAACTTAAAAGCGGTTTAGAAATCATGACTCAGGTTAGTAACTTTAGAACCATTAAAGCTATGAAAACCAAACGACAAAAAACCGATGTTTATATCAGACCTGATATTAGAAATTTCAATGTAATGTCTTTTGAAGATGGCGAAACTATAATAAATGAAGGTCTTATTGCGACCATAGAAAAATATCCTGAACTTGAAAAACTCGCATCACTTCAAAATCATCCTAAAATTGAAAAAAAACCTGTAAAAATTATTGATTCTATTTACATTGACGGTATCCAAATCATTGGCAACAAAACCTTTCCAAGAAATTATATCAGGGGAAAACTACAAATAGAAACACAACAAAAAATCGCTTACGATGATTTAAATAATGGTTTGAATAATTTATCAGCCACTGGAAATTTTAATCGTGTAACCTATAATATCGAATCAGATAACAACAATCAAAATTTAATCATTAAAGTTGAAGAAAATGAAAACAAAACTTTTATAAAACTCATGACCCATTATGATGACTTATACAAAAGTGGGTTGTTGGTTAATCTCACTCACAAAAGCCTTTTTCAAACCAACGACGTCACAAGTTTTGACCTCATCTTAGGTGATAATATTCGCTATAATTTTGATTATTTTATCGATAAAGGAAAATATTGGAGTATCGGTCTAAAATCGAGTTTCAATCAATTTGATGACAATGTTGATTTTGACTTTATTCAAGAAAATTCAAACATTGGTGATTTTAATGTTAACCAAATTAATCTCAAAATAGATGATTTTACTAACCAAGTTTATATAGAAACTTACCTCTTTAAAGATTTTAGATTCGGACTTGGTTTTGAACAAAAAGACATTAACGCCAAAACAGAAACAATTATCGATGACCAAAACAACACCGATAATGCAACCGTTATTCAAGACTCTAATCTATTGAGTGCATATACTTATATTGACTTTGATAGCTTTGACGATAAGTTTTTTCCTACCAAAGGAGTATATTTTAGCGGAGATTTTCACTTTTATTTTAATGACTTAAACAGCAATGGAATCAGTGAGTTTTCTATAGTTAAAGGTCAAATCGGTTATGTTACAACGCCATTGGAAAAATTAACCACTCGTTTTTCTTCAGAGTTAGGCTTTAGACTAGGTGAAGAAGATGTCAGTAGTCTTAATTTTTTTCTCGGTGGCTATGGCAATAAAACCATCAATAATTTCAGACCGTTTTACGGTTACGACTTTTTTAGTGTTTCTGCCAATAGTTATATGAAAGGTATGATAGAAGTTGATTACAATTTTTACACTCAAAACCACTTGATTTTAAGTGCCAATTATGCCAATGTCGCAGAAGATATTTTTTCAGATGGCGAATGGTTTAGCTCTCCCGAATTTAGTGGCTATGCTATTGGTTACGGTTGCAAAACTATCTTTGGTCCAATTGACGTCAAATATTCATACTCGCCAGAAACAGGAGATAGTCATTGGTTTTTTAGCTTAGGCTACTGGTTTTAATCACCTCTATTTTAGGGCTATCCGATAAATATTTATATTTAATATTTCATCGCGAATCCCCAAGCCATTGTCAAACACTAAAGTTGTTTTACGGTGTTTTTATCTTTAACACCTAATGTGGTAGCATAAAAAAACAATTTTATAAACCATATTTTTTTGTTTTAAAAATTTTTTGACTAATTTAGTAACTTATTCATTAATATGAGCTACAGAGCTATAGAGCTATCACTTGTAGCAAACAAAGTGGTGAAAGATTACTTTACTTTGAAGCCGAGAATGAGTTTCTATTTTGTACATATAAATTTACTTATTGGATATTTGGATACACTTAGGGTTAAAGATTAAGTTGTAAATTTTAAATCTTAATATTAATCAAATATCCATTTATGTAATGAAAAATAAAATTCAATTATTTATAATTTTTATGGTTTTTTCAATCTGTTTTATAAGTTGTCAAAAAGACGATGTGTTTCAAGACACTCAAAATGAAAACCCATTAGACCTAAAAAGCGTAAGTTCAAAAGATATAGCACAATACTATAATTCTTTTTCTCAAAACGCCAAAAGTGACCAAGCTTGGCTTACACCTTATTTTGAGTATAATGACAGCATAAGTATTGTAAACTCTAATGCCAAAATCACTGTTACACCAGCAATAACTGATATACCAAATGCTTATTCTCGGTTATTTTCTTTAAACATTAACAGCCAATTAAAAACAGTTGCCTATCATATGTTCCCAAATGACCAAGCAACGAGTAGTTCCTTTTTTGGTGGTATTATGATAACAGATTTAAGCGGTAATCTTTTATCAGCCTTTGAAGCTGAAAACAATCTATACACAAAATACTATGATGTCGCGACTTCTGATTTAGATTTGAATATTTTAGATCTTAATAGTAAGAGTGGTGACTGTCCTGACGATCCAAATTGTTTTGACGGAGGAATGTTAGATGAAGTAGTTATAGTTGCAGACCCACCAAAGGATTCTGCTAGCATAACTATAATTTTTCTACCAGAATTTATTAATCAGCCTGAAGATGGTAATGGCGGTTTTACAATACCAACAACCCCAACAGAACCCTCAGCACCAGCAACTGATACTAATGAGGACACTTGCCCGCCTGGAAAAATTAAGGACAACAATGGTAATTGTGTTGAGCCAGATGAGCCTTGTCCAGGAATTAAAATAAAAAATAGTAGTGATGAATGTATTTGTCCTAATGGTTTTGTAGAAGCTATAGATGGCAGTTGTGTTGAGGTCCCTTGCGATAAAGACCCTGTCAAAAATCCTAAAGTAGCTAAACAGAATTTATCTGGTATTGAAGGAGGCCTATTTGGGTGCACAAGAAATGGCAGTGGATGCCAAGGACAACCAAACAAAAAAAAGCATGGAGGTCTAGATGTTTTAAATTCTTTTGGTTCACCTGTTTTTGCTATGTATGATGGAGTTGCAAGCCTGTCGCCAAATGAATTAAATAGAGCAGGTTGGGTTGTTGTCCTTTTTGCTAATGTTGATGGTGTAAGCACTAAGATTCAGTATTTTCACTTACAGCAAAACAATAGAGCTAACGGCTCTGTTAGTGCTGGAGACATTATAGGCTACCAAGGAGATTCAGGAAACCTCGATGAAGCTATTGCAAAAGGTTTTACAGAATCTCATGTCCATATTAAAGTTGAAAATGACCAAGGTTTACAAAACCCTGAAGATTATATAGGAAATTTAACCACAGAAGACGAATCAATAACTATTTCTAATCCAGATTGTAATTAAAACTAAATAAAATGAAAAATAAAATAATCATATTACTTTCTATACTTAGTATAGGATTAAATGTTCAAGCACAACTTGTTCAAGAAGCCACACAGTTGGGCTATACCGTTGTAACTGAGAATATATACAACACCATAAAATTTGAGGACGTATTGTTTACAGATATAAAAGCGACCCATGGAGATATTGATCAGATGGTAAATTTATTTCCGATAGAAGATGATGAAAATACTGGTCCTACAACTAGCATAGATTTAGCTCAGCCAAACTCCGTAACGATAGAAGAACCAGGGGCTATTACAGGAGATGTTTATAGAGAATTTGAATATCACAATGGCTTAGAAGTTACCTTTTTTGGAGAAAATCAAGGAGATAATCTTGAAGTCATAGACTTAAAGTCTGATAACATTACTATTGATGGTGTAAAGCTGGAAATAGGAGACCCCATTTCTAATCTTACAAGTATAAACTATATAATAAAAAATGGTGCAAATAATAATAAATTTGTAAACATTGTAGAAGAAGGTGAATATGCTTTTTCTCTGTCTCTTGATTTAGACTCTAATAATTATATCACAAAAATACATTACTTTGAAATTCCTTAATTTATTTCCACCTCAGAGTTTTTTAGCTTTGAGGTGATTTTTTTATCTTTAGAGAATGAAAAATAAAATAATTTTACTACTATCTATACTTAGTATAGGATTAAATGTTCAAGCACAACTTGTTCAAGAAGCCACACAGTTGGGCTATACCGTTGTAACTGAGAATATATACAACACCATAAAATTTGAAGACGTATTGTTTACAGATATAAAAGCGACCCATGGAGATATTGATCAGATGGCAAATTTATTTCCGATAGAAGATGATGAAAATACTGGTCCTACAACTAGCATAGATTTAGCTCAGCCAAACTCCGTAACGATAGAAGAACCAGGGGCTATTACAGGAGATGTTTATAGAGAATTTGAATATCACAATGGCTTAGAAGTTACATTTTTTGGAGAAAATCAAGGTGATGATCTTGAAGTCATAGATTTAAAGTCTGATAATATCACTATTAATGGCATAAAGCTGGAAATAGGAGACCCCATTTCTAATCTAACAAGCATAAATTATTTAATAAAAAATGGTGCAAATAATAATAAGCTTGTTAAAGTTGTACAGGAAGGCGAATATGCAGTTTCTTTATCTCTTAGATTAGATTCAAATAATAACTTGTCTGAAATTCACTTTTATGTAAATCCATAATATTTATTACCATCTCAAAGTTTTTAAATTTGGGGTGGTACTTTTTCATTAAATCTTTAGGGTATATTGGTATTGATTTTTTTCACCGCGAATCCCCAAGCCATTGTTAAACACTACAGCCATTTTCAATTTTAAAATCTAATTTGAAATCTAAAACAAAAAAATTGGAAGGTTTTTAAACCAACTCAATTTTGCATATTTAATTTTTTAAATTAACTATTATTCACGATATTTGAATAAATTATAAAAATTATGCCTTTTTATCATAAACTTGGTAAAATACCACACAAACGCCATACTATTTTTAAAAAACCAGATGGCAGTTTGTATTATGAACAATTGTTTGGCACCATAGGTTTTGACGGGATGTACACCAATTCTTATCACATACATCGACCTACTCAAGTAAAAGCTATACAATCCCAAAAGTCAGTAGCACCCAAAATTGCGGTTAAAAACAACTTAGAATCTTTACGCTTAAAAGGGTTTCAGCTCAAACCAGAAGCCGATTATTTAGACAGTAGAAAAGTTATTATGCACAATAGCAATGTCAATATAACCCTTGCAGCACCTCAAGAATCTACCGATGATTATTTTTATAAAAACGCCGATGCTGATGAATTGCTTTTTATTCATGAAGGAAGCGGAAAACTAAGAACTCATCTTGGAAATCTCGATTTCAAATACGGCGACTATTTGCTTATTCCGCGTGGAATGATTTATAAAATCGAATTTGACACAAAGGATAATCGCTTGTTTATTATTGAATCTACCAGACCAATATACACACCCAAACGCTATCGCAACTATTTTGGGCAACTGTTAGAACATTCACCGTTTTGTGAACGAGACCTCAGAGCACCACAAGATTTAGAAACCCACGACGAAAAAGGAGATTTTATCATAAAAGTCAAAAAACAAAACGACTTGTTTGAAATGGTTTACGCCACACATCCATTTGATGTGGTAGGCTACGATGGTTATAATTTTCCTTATGCATTTTCTATACACGATTTTGAACCCATAACAGGTAGAATACATCAACCACCGCCAGTGCATCAAACCTTTGAAACCGATG
This genomic window from Flavobacterium sp. CS20 contains:
- a CDS encoding M23 family metallopeptidase, encoding MKNKIQLFIIFMVFSICFISCQKDDVFQDTQNENPLDLKSVSSKDIAQYYNSFSQNAKSDQAWLTPYFEYNDSISIVNSNAKITVTPAITDIPNAYSRLFSLNINSQLKTVAYHMFPNDQATSSSFFGGIMITDLSGNLLSAFEAENNLYTKYYDVATSDLDLNILDLNSKSGDCPDDPNCFDGGMLDEVVIVADPPKDSASITIIFLPEFINQPEDGNGGFTIPTTPTEPSAPATDTNEDTCPPGKIKDNNGNCVEPDEPCPGIKIKNSSDECICPNGFVEAIDGSCVEVPCDKDPVKNPKVAKQNLSGIEGGLFGCTRNGSGCQGQPNKKKHGGLDVLNSFGSPVFAMYDGVASLSPNELNRAGWVVVLFANVDGVSTKIQYFHLQQNNRANGSVSAGDIIGYQGDSGNLDEAIAKGFTESHVHIKVENDQGLQNPEDYIGNLTTEDESITISNPDCN
- a CDS encoding patatin-like phospholipase family protein codes for the protein MKLKLYISIFFIYISLCSQAQTDTIRPKVGLVLSGGGAKGLAHIGALKMIEESGVKIDYIAGTSMGAIIGGLYASGYNAKQLDSIFSKTDFSKLIRDELPRDAKTFYEREQSEKYAISFPFDNFSLTLPTGISKGQNIYNLLAQLTQHVKTDDFSELKIPFFCIATDIETGQEVVLDHGNLAQSISASGAIPTFFRPVEINGQLLSDGGVVNNYPVEKLKLKNMDYIIGVDVQDSLYPRQKLKSGLEIMTQVSNFRTIKAMKTKRQKTDVYIRPDIRNFNVMSFEDGETIINEGLIATIEKYPELEKLASLQNHPKIEKKPVKIIDSIYIDGIQIIGNKTFPRNYIRGKLQIETQQKIAYDDLNNGLNNLSATGNFNRVTYNIESDNNNQNLIIKVEENENKTFIKLMTHYDDLYKSGLLVNLTHKSLFQTNDVTSFDLILGDNIRYNFDYFIDKGKYWSIGLKSSFNQFDDNVDFDFIQENSNIGDFNVNQINLKIDDFTNQVYIETYLFKDFRFGLGFEQKDINAKTETIIDDQNNTDNATVIQDSNLLSAYTYIDFDSFDDKFFPTKGVYFSGDFHFYFNDLNSNGISEFSIVKGQIGYVTTPLEKLTTRFSSELGFRLGEEDVSSLNFFLGGYGNKTINNFRPFYGYDFFSVSANSYMKGMIEVDYNFYTQNHLILSANYANVAEDIFSDGEWFSSPEFSGYAIGYGCKTIFGPIDVKYSYSPETGDSHWFFSLGYWF
- a CDS encoding homogentisate 1,2-dioxygenase → MPFYHKLGKIPHKRHTIFKKPDGSLYYEQLFGTIGFDGMYTNSYHIHRPTQVKAIQSQKSVAPKIAVKNNLESLRLKGFQLKPEADYLDSRKVIMHNSNVNITLAAPQESTDDYFYKNADADELLFIHEGSGKLRTHLGNLDFKYGDYLLIPRGMIYKIEFDTKDNRLFIIESTRPIYTPKRYRNYFGQLLEHSPFCERDLRAPQDLETHDEKGDFIIKVKKQNDLFEMVYATHPFDVVGYDGYNFPYAFSIHDFEPITGRIHQPPPVHQTFETDAFVVCSFCPRLFDYHPESIPAPYNHSNIDSDEVLYYVDGDFMSRNDIDRGHISLHPAGIPHGPHPGARERSIGKTKTEELAVMVDTFKPLQITEVGMKLSDGTYYKSWLE